The following coding sequences lie in one Pseudomonas monsensis genomic window:
- a CDS encoding vWA domain-containing protein has translation MLLNLFNEMRAAKVPVSVRELLDLINALKQRVTFADMDEFYYLSRAILVKDERHFDKFDRAFGAYFNGLEKLDDHLQALIPEDWLRKEFERSLTDEERAQIQSLGGLDKLIEEFKKRLEEQKERHAGGNKWIGTGGTSPFGSGGFNPEGIRVGDAGKRQGKAVKVWDQREYKNLDDSVELGTRNIKVALRRLRKFARQGAAEELDIDGTIDHTAKDAGLLNIQMRPERRNTVKLLLLFDIGGSMDAHVKICEELFSACKTEFKHLEYFYFHNFIYESVWKNNMRRTSERTSTQDLLHKYGADYKVIFIGDAAMAPYEITQAGGSVEHWNEEPGYVWMQRFMEKYKKLIWINPYPKDTWGYTSSTNIVRDLIEDQMYPLTLRGLEEGMRFLSK, from the coding sequence ATGCTGCTCAACCTGTTCAATGAAATGCGTGCAGCCAAGGTGCCGGTGTCGGTGCGCGAGCTGCTCGACCTGATCAACGCGCTGAAACAGCGCGTGACCTTCGCCGACATGGACGAGTTCTACTACTTGTCGCGGGCGATCCTGGTCAAGGACGAACGGCATTTCGACAAGTTCGACCGCGCGTTCGGCGCTTACTTCAATGGCCTGGAAAAACTCGACGATCACTTGCAGGCGCTGATTCCCGAAGACTGGTTGCGCAAGGAATTCGAGCGCTCGCTGACCGATGAAGAGCGCGCGCAGATTCAGTCCCTAGGCGGCCTCGACAAGCTGATCGAAGAGTTCAAGAAGCGCCTGGAAGAACAGAAGGAACGCCACGCCGGCGGCAACAAATGGATCGGCACCGGCGGCACCAGTCCGTTCGGTTCCGGCGGTTTCAACCCGGAAGGCATCCGTGTCGGCGATGCCGGCAAGCGTCAGGGCAAAGCCGTCAAAGTCTGGGATCAGCGCGAGTACAAGAACCTCGACGACTCGGTGGAACTGGGCACGCGCAACATCAAGGTCGCCCTGCGTCGTCTGCGCAAGTTCGCCCGCCAGGGCGCGGCGGAAGAGCTGGACATCGACGGCACCATCGACCACACCGCCAAGGACGCCGGCCTGCTGAATATCCAGATGCGTCCGGAACGGCGCAACACGGTGAAGCTGTTGTTGCTGTTCGACATCGGCGGCTCGATGGATGCACACGTGAAGATCTGCGAGGAACTGTTCTCGGCCTGCAAGACCGAGTTCAAGCATCTGGAGTACTTCTACTTCCACAACTTCATTTATGAATCGGTGTGGAAGAACAACATGCGCCGCACCTCTGAGCGCACCTCGACCCAGGACCTGCTGCACAAGTACGGTGCCGACTATAAAGTGATCTTCATCGGTGACGCTGCGATGGCGCCGTATGAAATCACCCAGGCCGGCGGCAGCGTCGAGCACTGGAACGAAGAGCCGGGCTACGTGTGGATGCAGCGCTTCATGGAGAAGTACAAGAAGCTCATCTGGATCAATCCGTATCCAAAGGACACGTGGGGCTATACCTCCTCGACCAATATCGTGCGTGATTTGATCGAGGATCAGATGTATCCGCTGACCCTGCGCGGGTTGGAAGAAGGGATGCGGTTTCTGTCCAAATAA
- a CDS encoding 5-oxoprolinase subunit PxpA — protein sequence MSRLLLNCDIGESFGSWTMGLDAEVMPFIDCANVACGFHAGDPGIMRKTVSLALSHGVQIGAHPAYQDLVGFGRRSMAYSAQELQDILHYQIGALDGICRAQGGRVSYVKPHGAMYNDMMANPAQLRAVIQAVAAYDRSLPLMLMATRDNALAQQLGDEYGVTLWFEAFADRAYDSAGRLVSRQQPGAVHHDAQTIIEQALTIARGGDLVASDGSALHLQANTLCVHGDNASSVAAVQRIREALNQQSAP from the coding sequence GTGAGCCGCCTGTTATTGAATTGCGACATTGGCGAGAGTTTCGGCAGCTGGACCATGGGTCTGGACGCCGAAGTCATGCCTTTCATTGATTGCGCCAATGTGGCCTGCGGTTTCCATGCCGGTGACCCAGGCATCATGCGCAAAACCGTCAGCCTCGCCTTGAGCCACGGCGTACAGATCGGTGCGCATCCGGCCTATCAGGATCTGGTCGGTTTCGGCCGCCGTTCGATGGCGTATTCGGCGCAAGAACTGCAAGACATCCTGCATTACCAGATCGGCGCCCTCGACGGCATTTGTCGGGCACAGGGCGGGCGAGTCAGCTACGTCAAACCCCACGGCGCGATGTACAACGACATGATGGCCAACCCGGCGCAATTGCGTGCAGTGATTCAAGCTGTCGCCGCTTACGATCGCAGCTTGCCGCTGATGCTGATGGCCACCCGCGACAACGCGTTGGCGCAACAGCTCGGTGACGAGTACGGCGTGACCCTGTGGTTCGAAGCCTTCGCCGACCGTGCCTACGACAGTGCCGGCAGACTGGTATCGCGGCAACAGCCGGGCGCAGTGCATCACGATGCGCAAACCATCATCGAACAGGCCCTGACCATCGCCCGTGGCGGCGACCTCGTCGCCAGCGACGGCAGCGCGCTGCACCTGCAGGCCAACACCTTGTGCGTGCATGGCGACAACGCCAGTTCGGTGGCCGCCGTGCAACGCATTCGTGAGGCCCTGAACCAGCAGAGCGCGCCATGA
- a CDS encoding class II glutamine amidotransferase: MCELLGMSANVPTDIVFSFTGLMQRGGRTGPHRDGWGIAFYEGRGLRLFQDPAASSESEVANLVQRYPIKSEVVIGHIRQANVGKVCLSNTHPFVRELWGRNWCFAHNGQLADFTPIKSFYRPVGDTDSEAAFCDLLNRVRAAFPEPVDIEVLLPDLVAACAEYRSKGVFNCLLSDGDWLFCYCSTKLAQITRRAPFGPARLKDVDVIVDFQAETTPNDVVTVIATEPLTENETWTRYEPGQWSLWRRGECVSQGTTE, encoded by the coding sequence ATGTGTGAATTACTGGGCATGAGTGCCAACGTGCCGACCGATATCGTGTTCAGCTTCACCGGCCTGATGCAGCGCGGCGGGCGTACCGGCCCGCACCGCGACGGCTGGGGCATCGCCTTCTATGAAGGTCGCGGTTTGCGCCTGTTTCAGGACCCGGCCGCCAGCAGTGAGTCGGAAGTCGCCAATCTGGTACAACGTTATCCGATCAAGAGCGAAGTGGTCATCGGCCATATTCGTCAGGCCAACGTGGGCAAGGTCTGCCTGTCCAACACCCACCCGTTCGTGCGTGAACTGTGGGGGCGCAACTGGTGTTTCGCGCACAACGGCCAGCTCGCCGATTTCACCCCGATCAAGAGTTTCTACCGCCCGGTGGGCGACACCGACAGCGAAGCGGCGTTCTGCGATTTGCTCAACCGCGTGCGTGCAGCCTTCCCGGAACCGGTCGATATAGAAGTGCTGTTGCCGGATCTGGTCGCCGCGTGCGCCGAATACCGCAGCAAAGGCGTGTTCAACTGCCTGCTCAGCGACGGCGACTGGCTGTTCTGCTATTGCTCGACCAAACTGGCACAGATCACCCGACGCGCGCCGTTCGGTCCGGCACGGCTCAAGGACGTCGATGTGATCGTCGATTTCCAGGCCGAAACCACGCCCAACGACGTGGTCACGGTGATCGCCACCGAGCCTTTGACCGAAAATGAAACCTGGACCCGCTACGAACCGGGCCAATGGAGCCTGTGGCGACGCGGCGAATGCGTCAGCCAGGGCACGACCGAATAA
- a CDS encoding cyclic nucleotide-binding domain-containing protein encodes MSEPTLLNNEIRDWLMDCGLFDQLQLADFAAASGYFSISTVAQGEAIFHEGDAGSFMCIIHTGQVAVQKTGADGQVITMATLRSGRAFGEMAVLDGERRSATCIAASHCQLLNLGKDSLEKMLNDAPKIAAKIIRALAVSLSKRLRMADGQLAAQQV; translated from the coding sequence ATGTCAGAACCCACTCTACTGAACAACGAAATCCGTGACTGGCTGATGGACTGCGGCCTGTTCGATCAATTGCAGCTGGCGGACTTTGCCGCGGCCTCCGGCTACTTCAGCATCAGCACCGTGGCGCAAGGCGAGGCGATTTTCCACGAAGGCGATGCCGGCAGCTTCATGTGCATCATTCACACCGGGCAGGTCGCGGTGCAGAAAACCGGCGCCGACGGCCAGGTCATCACCATGGCCACCCTGCGCAGCGGCCGCGCCTTCGGTGAAATGGCGGTGCTCGATGGTGAACGACGCTCGGCGACCTGCATCGCCGCGAGCCACTGTCAGTTGCTCAACCTCGGCAAGGACTCGCTGGAAAAAATGCTCAACGACGCGCCGAAGATCGCCGCGAAAATCATCCGCGCCCTCGCCGTGTCCCTGTCGAAACGCCTGCGCATGGCCGACGGCCAACTGGCGGCGCAACAGGTTTAA
- the pxpB gene encoding 5-oxoprolinase subunit PxpB, whose translation MNPRIEVVALDCLMLRLFDEIAEANMPWMLAASERLRATFGAQLIDLVPSYTTLMVHYDLTALSPNQARELIAQALIELSPNARTAGQCHVLPVWYDLSVGPELSLLAQRSGLSVEEVIRRHSGREYQVFALGFAPGFAFMGLVEEVLAAPRLDTPRKKVAAGSVGIAERQTAAYPVVSPGGWNLIGRTPAKLFDRHRDGYSLMQPGDTVRFEAVSHAEFINLGGDDTPLEALT comes from the coding sequence ATGAACCCACGGATTGAAGTGGTGGCCCTGGACTGCCTGATGCTGCGCCTGTTCGATGAAATCGCCGAAGCCAACATGCCGTGGATGCTCGCCGCCAGTGAACGCCTGCGGGCCACGTTTGGCGCGCAGTTGATCGACCTGGTGCCGTCCTACACCACGTTGATGGTGCATTACGACCTGACCGCGCTGAGCCCGAATCAGGCCCGTGAATTGATCGCGCAAGCCCTGATCGAGCTGTCGCCGAATGCCCGAACGGCCGGCCAGTGTCATGTGCTGCCGGTCTGGTACGACCTCAGTGTCGGCCCCGAGTTGAGCCTGTTGGCGCAACGCAGCGGCTTGTCGGTGGAGGAGGTGATCCGGCGTCACAGTGGCCGGGAATATCAGGTCTTTGCGCTTGGGTTTGCCCCGGGTTTTGCCTTCATGGGGCTGGTGGAAGAGGTGCTGGCAGCGCCGCGTCTGGACACCCCGCGCAAGAAAGTCGCCGCTGGCAGCGTCGGTATCGCCGAGCGCCAGACCGCCGCGTATCCCGTGGTGTCTCCCGGTGGCTGGAACCTGATCGGGCGCACCCCGGCCAAACTGTTCGACCGCCATCGCGACGGTTACAGCCTGATGCAGCCGGGTGACACGGTGCGATTCGAAGCGGTCAGTCACGCCGAGTTCATTAATCTTGGCGGCGACGACACCCCGCTGGAGGCGCTGACATGA
- a CDS encoding LysR family transcriptional regulator, translating into MNLKFLETFVWVARLKSFRLTADKLFTTQASISSRIAVLEGELGVKLFLRDSRGVSLTPEGLKVLDYAEQMLDTMQALKHSIETRSSKVGRVRIGVMDTVIHTWLSPLVAQMTDLYPRVEIELVADTSLNLCDQLQKGFLDIVLQTDLIRHESVRSLELASHPLGWIVASNSIYNRDYADLAELAQERIITYSKNSRPHQDLLALMQANGVLTPRLNCVNSVSAITRLLRDGFGIGVLPPVLVAEELARGELTLLDIDQRPPNLQVVVSWRVGVEWVEEIVTLCQQVLGDYARKVGDNYITLTD; encoded by the coding sequence ATGAATCTGAAGTTTCTCGAGACCTTTGTCTGGGTCGCCCGGCTGAAGAGTTTTCGCCTGACCGCCGACAAGCTGTTCACCACCCAGGCGTCGATTTCCAGCCGCATCGCGGTGCTCGAGGGCGAGCTGGGGGTGAAGCTGTTTTTGCGTGATTCACGCGGCGTCAGCCTGACGCCCGAAGGCCTGAAGGTGCTGGACTATGCCGAGCAGATGCTCGACACCATGCAGGCGCTGAAGCACTCGATCGAGACCCGTTCGAGCAAGGTCGGCCGGGTGCGCATCGGGGTGATGGACACGGTGATCCACACCTGGCTCAGCCCGTTGGTGGCGCAGATGACTGATCTGTATCCACGGGTGGAAATCGAGCTGGTGGCGGATACGTCGTTGAACCTCTGCGATCAGTTGCAAAAAGGCTTTCTCGATATCGTCCTGCAAACTGACCTGATCCGCCATGAAAGCGTGCGCAGTCTGGAGCTGGCCAGTCATCCGCTGGGCTGGATCGTCGCCAGTAACTCAATCTACAACCGCGACTACGCCGACCTGGCCGAACTGGCGCAGGAACGGATCATCACCTACTCGAAAAACTCCCGGCCGCATCAGGACCTCCTGGCGCTGATGCAGGCCAACGGCGTGCTGACGCCACGTTTGAACTGCGTGAATTCGGTGTCGGCGATCACGCGGTTGTTGCGTGATGGATTTGGCATCGGCGTGCTACCACCGGTGTTGGTCGCCGAGGAGTTGGCGCGAGGCGAATTGACCTTGCTGGACATTGATCAGCGACCGCCAAATTTGCAGGTGGTGGTGTCTTGGCGGGTGGGGGTTGAGTGGGTCGAGGAGATCGTGACGTTGTGTCAGCAGGTGCTGGGGGACTATGCGCGCAAGGTGGGCGATAACTACATCACCCTCACTGACTGA
- a CDS encoding biotin-dependent carboxyltransferase family protein: MSRLMIEASTPLCLLQDAGRFGVRHLGVTQGGAADWCSMSWANWLLGNRLDLPVIEITLGGFAVVAQEDCWLALAGADLDARIDGQPLAPWRSFKLGKGQQLQFTQPLLGARAYLAAPGGFDAPKVLGSSATVVREELGGLEGLGLPLAKGATLSYHADVLPVREMSQKHRPDLRLNTPLDLVLGAQIGQFSGQSLFDVFNSRWTLDSRADRMGIRLLGKALQYQGQPMISEGIALGAVQVPPDGQPIVLLNDRQTIGGYPRLGALTPLALARLAQCLPGAQVRLRPVVQELAHREHVEYLQRFSIC; encoded by the coding sequence ATGAGCCGACTGATGATAGAGGCGAGCACGCCCCTGTGCTTGTTGCAGGATGCCGGACGTTTTGGCGTTCGCCATTTGGGCGTGACCCAGGGCGGCGCGGCGGACTGGTGTTCGATGAGCTGGGCCAACTGGCTACTGGGTAATCGACTGGACCTGCCGGTGATCGAAATCACCCTCGGCGGGTTTGCCGTGGTAGCGCAGGAGGATTGCTGGCTGGCGTTGGCCGGCGCTGATCTCGATGCACGAATCGACGGTCAGCCGTTGGCGCCATGGCGCAGTTTCAAACTGGGTAAAGGTCAGCAACTGCAGTTCACCCAACCGTTGCTCGGGGCTCGGGCTTATCTGGCAGCCCCCGGTGGTTTTGATGCGCCGAAGGTGCTGGGCAGCAGCGCCACCGTGGTGCGCGAAGAACTCGGTGGTCTCGAGGGGCTGGGATTGCCACTGGCCAAGGGCGCGACGCTGAGTTACCACGCAGACGTGCTGCCGGTGCGTGAAATGTCGCAGAAGCATCGACCTGATTTGCGGCTGAATACGCCGCTGGACCTGGTGCTCGGCGCACAGATCGGCCAGTTCAGTGGGCAAAGTCTGTTTGATGTCTTCAACAGTCGTTGGACGCTCGACAGTCGCGCCGACCGCATGGGCATTCGGCTGCTGGGCAAAGCGTTGCAGTATCAGGGCCAGCCGATGATTTCCGAGGGGATTGCGTTGGGTGCGGTGCAGGTGCCGCCGGACGGGCAGCCGATTGTGCTGCTCAATGATCGGCAGACCATTGGCGGCTATCCGCGGTTGGGGGCGTTGACGCCGTTGGCGCTGGCGCGTCTGGCGCAGTGTCTGCCGGGGGCGCAGGTGCGGTTGAGGCCGGTGGTGCAAGAACTTGCGCACCGGGAGCATGTCGAGTATTTGCAGCGCTTTTCGATTTGCTAA
- a CDS encoding DUF2937 family protein has product MLLSYLRLVLFAAGLLIGVQVPGFISDYAKRVEAHLIEAQTGLRGFQGTAEQFFKGDLQALVAHYRASEDPVFRSDADSLSTLLNRQIALDKQYQAMQGPWYIRFLQVVLAADPDIRKETWNGYSYQILLTPEAMIWGMSGALLLSFGIECLIRLIDWVVLGGRRLRQSRPIEDRDVRGL; this is encoded by the coding sequence ATGTTGCTCAGTTATCTACGGCTGGTGTTGTTTGCGGCGGGCCTGTTGATCGGTGTCCAGGTGCCGGGGTTCATCAGCGATTACGCCAAACGCGTCGAGGCGCATCTGATCGAGGCGCAAACCGGTCTGCGTGGTTTCCAGGGTACTGCCGAGCAGTTCTTCAAGGGCGACTTGCAGGCGCTGGTCGCGCATTACCGTGCCAGTGAAGACCCGGTGTTTCGCAGCGATGCCGACAGCCTGAGCACCTTGCTCAACCGGCAGATCGCGCTGGACAAGCAATACCAGGCGATGCAAGGCCCGTGGTACATCCGCTTTCTGCAGGTGGTGCTGGCGGCGGATCCCGACATTCGCAAGGAAACCTGGAACGGTTACAGCTACCAGATCCTGCTGACGCCAGAGGCGATGATCTGGGGCATGAGCGGGGCATTGTTGCTGTCGTTCGGCATCGAGTGCCTGATTCGTCTGATTGACTGGGTGGTGCTGGGCGGCCGGCGTTTGCGCCAGAGCCGGCCGATCGAAGACCGCGACGTGCGTGGCTTGTAA
- a CDS encoding S9 family peptidase, producing the protein MPQSAHAITAPIAHKAPGADPYAWLQERDTDAVLDYLKAENAYQEAQTADQAKLRESLFEEIKGRILETDLSLPSPWGPYLYYTRTTAGDEYARHYRCPRPADDSLTLDESREQLLLDPNVLANGGFFSLGAFSISPDHQRLAYSVDASGDEIYTLFVKELANDKVSELEFEDCDGSMTWANDSLTLFFGVLDDTHRPHKLFRYRLDGTAAEEVFHEPDGRFFLHCYRSSSEQQLLLTLGSKTTTEVWALDAHQPHLPFTCLAPRVEDHEYDVDHGMLDGAWTWFIRTNRDGINFALYQAPDTGVAPSEADWQNLIAHSDTVMLDGVTLNAEAMTLSLREGGLPIIEVHSQGLPSYRVQLPDAAYSLYVQNSLEFDSDRIRLRYEALNRPAQVRQLLLATGEQTVLKETPVLGPFDADAYVSQRLWATAPDGTQVPISLVMKREMVGKAVPLYLYGYGAYGSSLDPWFSHARLSLLDRGMAFAIAHVRGGGELGEAWYRAGKQEHKHNTFSDFIACAEFLILNGITTAEKLAISGGSAGGLLIGAVLNQRPDLFGVAIAEVPFVDVLNTMLDPELPLTVTEYDEWGNPEEPDVYERIKAYAPYENVTAQAYPATLVIAGYNDSRVQYWEAAKWVAKLRATKTDDNVLLLKTELGAGHGGMSGRYQGLRDVALEYAFVFKVLGLA; encoded by the coding sequence ATGCCCCAATCCGCCCATGCCATCACTGCTCCGATTGCCCACAAGGCGCCCGGTGCCGACCCGTATGCCTGGCTGCAGGAGCGCGACACCGACGCGGTGCTCGACTACCTCAAGGCTGAAAACGCTTATCAGGAAGCGCAAACCGCCGATCAGGCCAAGCTGCGTGAAAGCCTGTTCGAAGAGATCAAGGGCCGGATTCTCGAGACCGACCTGTCCCTGCCCTCGCCGTGGGGTCCGTATCTGTATTACACGCGCACCACCGCTGGCGACGAATACGCCCGGCATTACCGCTGCCCGCGTCCGGCGGACGACAGCCTGACCCTCGACGAAAGCCGCGAGCAACTGCTGCTCGACCCGAACGTGCTGGCCAATGGCGGCTTTTTCTCTCTCGGCGCGTTCAGCATCAGCCCGGATCACCAGCGCCTGGCCTACAGCGTCGACGCGTCGGGCGACGAGATCTACACGCTGTTCGTCAAGGAACTGGCCAATGACAAGGTCAGCGAACTGGAATTCGAAGACTGCGACGGCAGCATGACCTGGGCCAACGACAGCCTGACCCTGTTTTTCGGGGTACTCGACGACACCCACCGCCCGCACAAACTGTTTCGCTACCGCCTCGACGGCACCGCCGCCGAAGAGGTGTTCCACGAGCCGGACGGGCGTTTCTTCCTGCATTGCTATCGCTCCAGCTCCGAACAGCAATTACTGCTGACCTTGGGCAGCAAGACCACCACTGAAGTCTGGGCACTGGACGCGCATCAGCCGCACCTGCCCTTCACCTGCCTGGCGCCACGGGTCGAAGATCACGAATACGACGTCGACCACGGCATGCTCGATGGCGCATGGACCTGGTTCATCCGCACCAACCGCGACGGCATCAACTTCGCCCTGTATCAGGCGCCGGACACCGGGGTCGCGCCGAGCGAAGCCGACTGGCAGAACTTGATCGCGCACAGCGACACGGTGATGCTCGACGGCGTCACCCTCAACGCCGAGGCCATGACCCTGAGCCTGCGCGAAGGCGGCCTGCCGATCATCGAGGTGCACTCACAGGGTTTGCCCTCGTATCGCGTGCAACTGCCGGATGCGGCCTACAGCCTCTATGTGCAAAACAGCCTGGAGTTCGACAGCGATCGCATTCGTCTGCGCTACGAGGCGTTGAACCGTCCGGCGCAGGTGCGACAGTTGCTGCTGGCCACCGGCGAGCAAACCGTCCTCAAGGAAACCCCGGTGCTCGGCCCGTTCGACGCCGACGCCTACGTCAGCCAACGCCTGTGGGCCACCGCGCCGGATGGCACACAGGTGCCGATCAGCCTGGTGATGAAACGCGAAATGGTCGGCAAAGCGGTGCCGCTGTACCTTTACGGTTATGGCGCCTACGGCTCCAGCCTCGACCCGTGGTTCTCCCACGCGCGCCTGAGTCTGCTTGATCGCGGCATGGCGTTTGCCATCGCCCACGTGCGTGGCGGCGGCGAGCTGGGCGAAGCCTGGTACCGCGCCGGCAAGCAGGAACACAAGCACAACACCTTCAGCGATTTCATTGCCTGCGCCGAATTCCTGATCCTCAACGGCATCACCACCGCCGAGAAACTGGCGATCAGCGGCGGCAGTGCCGGGGGTCTGCTGATCGGCGCGGTGCTCAATCAGCGGCCGGACCTGTTCGGCGTGGCGATTGCCGAAGTGCCGTTCGTCGACGTGCTCAACACCATGCTCGACCCGGAGCTGCCGCTGACCGTCACCGAATACGACGAATGGGGTAACCCCGAAGAGCCGGACGTCTATGAGCGGATCAAGGCCTACGCTCCTTACGAAAACGTCACCGCGCAGGCCTATCCGGCAACACTGGTGATCGCCGGCTACAACGACAGCCGCGTGCAGTACTGGGAAGCGGCCAAATGGGTGGCGAAACTGCGGGCGACCAAGACCGACGATAACGTGCTGCTGCTCAAGACCGAACTCGGCGCCGGGCACGGCGGGATGAGCGGGCGTTATCAGGGATTACGTGACGTAGCGCTCGAATACGCATTTGTTTTCAAGGTTCTGGGGTTGGCCTGA
- a CDS encoding spermidine synthase has translation MKRFVLLDTTPIPDNGGALCLFEYGEDFVIKIQGGDGGQLMNTRMHGSEDALAEIPCRKVAGRPHSRVLIGGLGMGFTLASALKHLGKSAEVVVAELVPGVVEWNRGPLGEKSGRPLLDPRTVIRQDDVAKVLQSEPNGFDAIMLDVDNGPEGLTQKANSWLYSAAGLNACAKALRPKGVLAVWSASADRQFSDKLKKAGFKAEEVQVFAHGNKGTRHTIWIAEKLKG, from the coding sequence ATGAAACGTTTCGTTCTGCTCGACACCACGCCGATCCCTGACAACGGTGGCGCCCTGTGCCTGTTCGAGTATGGCGAGGATTTCGTCATCAAGATCCAGGGCGGCGACGGCGGGCAATTGATGAACACGCGCATGCACGGTTCCGAAGATGCGCTGGCCGAGATTCCTTGCCGCAAAGTCGCCGGACGGCCGCACTCGCGGGTGTTGATCGGCGGCCTGGGCATGGGCTTCACCCTTGCCTCGGCGCTCAAGCATCTGGGCAAAAGTGCCGAAGTGGTGGTCGCCGAACTGGTCCCTGGCGTCGTCGAATGGAACCGTGGGCCGCTGGGGGAAAAGTCCGGGCGGCCGCTGCTCGATCCGCGCACGGTGATCCGTCAGGACGACGTGGCCAAGGTGCTGCAAAGCGAGCCGAACGGCTTCGACGCGATCATGCTCGACGTCGATAACGGTCCTGAAGGCCTGACCCAGAAGGCCAACAGTTGGCTGTACTCCGCCGCCGGCCTTAACGCCTGCGCCAAGGCCCTGCGCCCCAAAGGCGTGCTCGCCGTATGGTCAGCCAGCGCCGACCGACAGTTTTCCGACAAATTGAAGAAGGCCGGTTTCAAGGCCGAAGAAGTCCAGGTGTTCGCCCACGGCAACAAGGGCACCCGCCACACGATCTGGATTGCCGAGAAGCTCAAGGGCTGA
- a CDS encoding MFS transporter, with translation MSAPDTLEASTATARPGPFDWYRNINQQERRTFWSCKIGYGLDGMDTQMLSFVVPTLIAMWGISTGQAGLIHTSTLIASAIGGWVAGILSDRIGRVRTLQLTVLWFAFFTFLCGFAQNYEQLLIARTLMGFGFGGEWTAGAVLIGEVIRAKDRGKAVGMVQSGWALGWGLTAILYALLFSVLPPEDAWRALFILGIVPAIFVIFVRRLVKDPEIYREAKAAQTPENSAKFYEIFAPGMLFTTFRASLLTTGALGGYYAITSWLPTFLKNERGLSVLGTGGYLAMVIVGSYVGYVISAYLTDLLGRKKNFILFAVGSFTIVLLYTQMPVSNGVMLWLGFPLGFFASGIFSGMGAFLTELFPTRIRGSGQGFCYNIGRALAALFPLLIGLLSQKVPLSVGIGAFAAVSYGVVILAALSLPETRGKQLDAQ, from the coding sequence ATGAGTGCTCCCGACACCCTAGAAGCATCCACGGCAACGGCGCGTCCGGGGCCGTTCGACTGGTATCGCAACATCAATCAGCAAGAGCGTCGCACGTTCTGGAGCTGCAAGATCGGCTACGGTCTGGACGGCATGGACACGCAGATGCTCAGCTTCGTGGTGCCGACCCTGATCGCCATGTGGGGCATCAGCACCGGGCAGGCCGGGCTGATTCACACCAGCACCCTGATCGCCTCGGCCATCGGCGGCTGGGTGGCAGGGATTCTCTCCGACCGCATCGGCCGCGTGCGCACCCTGCAACTGACGGTGCTGTGGTTCGCCTTCTTCACCTTCCTCTGCGGCTTCGCCCAGAACTATGAGCAACTGCTGATCGCCCGCACCCTGATGGGCTTCGGTTTCGGCGGCGAGTGGACCGCCGGCGCGGTGCTGATCGGTGAAGTGATCCGCGCCAAGGACCGCGGCAAAGCGGTGGGCATGGTGCAATCCGGCTGGGCTCTGGGCTGGGGGCTGACGGCGATTCTGTATGCGCTGCTGTTCTCGGTATTGCCGCCGGAAGACGCCTGGCGCGCGCTGTTCATCCTCGGCATCGTGCCGGCGATTTTTGTGATTTTCGTCCGTCGCCTGGTGAAAGATCCGGAGATCTATCGCGAGGCCAAGGCTGCGCAAACCCCGGAGAATTCGGCGAAGTTCTACGAGATCTTCGCCCCCGGCATGCTCTTCACCACGTTTCGCGCCTCCCTGTTGACCACCGGCGCTTTGGGCGGCTACTACGCGATCACCTCCTGGCTACCGACATTCCTCAAGAATGAACGCGGTTTGAGCGTGCTCGGCACCGGCGGTTATTTGGCAATGGTGATCGTCGGTTCCTACGTCGGCTATGTGATCAGTGCTTATCTCACCGACCTGTTGGGACGTAAAAAGAATTTCATCCTGTTTGCGGTCGGCTCGTTCACCATCGTCTTGCTGTACACGCAGATGCCCGTCAGCAACGGCGTGATGCTGTGGCTGGGTTTTCCGCTGGGCTTTTTCGCTTCGGGAATTTTCAGCGGCATGGGCGCGTTTCTCACCGAGCTGTTTCCTACGCGGATTCGCGGTTCCGGCCAAGGGTTTTGCTACAACATCGGCCGGGCGCTGGCGGCGCTGTTTCCGCTGCTGATCGGCTTGCTCAGTCAGAAAGTCCCGCTGAGCGTGGGTATCGGCGCGTTCGCGGCGGTGTCCTACGGGGTGGTGATCCTGGCGGCGTTGAGCCTGCCGGAAACCCGCGGCAAGCAACTGGATGCGCAGTAA